A genomic window from Aethina tumida isolate Nest 87 chromosome 4, icAetTumi1.1, whole genome shotgun sequence includes:
- the LOC109600721 gene encoding WD repeat-containing protein 55 homolog — translation MCHKRRSDIEDNAMEDSDSDSDVSMTDSDSSENEITVDQNETIESDAEEEKIEDEEEDEVIKAIRKNAENKRDHPPPIISEDFITDISFHPCEDIIAVASVVGDVTLYKYTNEENTLLDTHELHSKSCRDVEFSFDGKIMFSASKDKCIMLTDVATGKLNRFYENSHDVPVYCLTVLDENLFATGDDDGMVKLWDLRDRSDKQIYRIKRNEDYISDIVTNEDKKYMLISSGDGSLTTVDLQNRKFHMQSEEYEEELTCLGIFRGETKLLSGTSKGKLLLFNWNEFGLHSDIFPGPKTSINSLIPITENIVVTACEDGNLRATHLFPHRHLGIVGQHDLSVENLDICNNGRFIASSSHNNDIKFWNIQYFEDFEKVSHKHKKHEKKKELEHNLPSSKVKNASDFFSGLC, via the exons atgtgcCATAAGCGAAGAAGTGACATCGAAGACAACGCAATGGAGGACTCCGACAGCGACTCCGATGTTAGCATGACAGACTCCGACAGCTCAGAAAACGAAATAACCGTCGACCAGAATGAAACCATAGAATCAGATGCTGAAGAAGAGAAAATTGAGGATGAGGAAGAGGACGAAGTGATTAAAGCCATAAGGAAAAATGCAGAAAACAAACGTGATCATCCGCCACCGATTATTAGTGAGGATTTCATCACGGACATTTCTTTTCACCCCTGTGAAGACATTATTGCTGTTGCTAGTGTTGTGGGTGATGTCACTCTGTACAAGTACACAAATGAAGAGAACACTCTTTTGGACACACATGAATTGCACTCAAAATCATGTAGAGATGTGGAGTTCAGTTTTGATGGCAAAATTATGTTCTCAGCTTCAAAGGATAAGTGTATAATGCTCACAGATGTGGCCACGGGGAAGTTGAATAGGTTCTATGAAAATTCACATGATGTTCCTGTATATTGTTTGACTGTGTtggatgaaaatttatttgctaCAG GGGATGATGATGGGATGGTAAAACTGTGGGATTTAAGAGATAGATCtgacaaacaaatatatagGATTAAAAGAAATGAAGATTATATCAGTGATATAGTCACAAATGAAGATAAAAAGTACATGTTAATATCCAGTGGTGATGGTTCTCTCACAACTGTTGACTTACAGAACAGAAAATTCCATATGCAGTCAGAAGAATATGAAGAGGAGTTGACCTGTTTGGGTATATTTAGAGGAGAAACAAAATTGCTGTCTGGTACTTCCAAGGGTAAGCTTTTGCTCTTTAACTGGAATGAATTTGGCCTACACAGTGATATTTTCCCTGGACCTAAAACATCAATCAATTCCTTAATTCCAATCactgaaaatattgttgtGACTGCTTGTGAAGATGGAAATTTAAGGGCTACTCACTTGTTCCCTCACAGGCACTTGGGAATTGTTGGACAGCATGATTTGTCTGTTGAAAACCTTGACATTTGTAATAATGGAAGGTTTATTGCTTCCAGTAGTCACAACAATGACATAAAGTTTTGGAACATTCAGTATTTTGAAGACTTTGAAAAGGTTTCTcacaaacataaaaaacatgagAAAAAGAAGGAACTGGAGCACAACTTACCCTCATCAAAGGTAAAGAATGCCTCAGATTTCTTCAGTGGTTTATGTTAA
- the LOC109600722 gene encoding programmed cell death protein 10 — MTMGDETPLTSLILPVLIRPILSQLEKQDVSASQTLRAALTKAEASHPGLTYDLVVGILKRGELAVNMHESILRLQSASDTDVVEYRLSRSEDAFQELNRKSASLKRILSRIPDEITDRKTFLETIKEIASAIKKLLDAVNEVGAFIPGSIGKQALEQRKREFVKYSKRFSNTLKEYFKEGHADSVFLSALYLIHQTNMIISTVKHKCE, encoded by the exons ATGACAATGGGCGATGAAACACCATTAACATCATTAATTTTGCCCGTATTAATACGCCCCATTTTATCTCAG TTGGAAAAGCAGGATGTGTCAGCTTCACAAACGTTACGAGCAGCACTCACCAAGGCTGAAGCCTCACATCCGGGGCTAACATATGACTTGGTTGTTGGCATTTTAAAAAGGGGTGAACTTGCTGTTAATATGCATGAAAGTATTCTTCGATTGCAGTCAGCATCAGACACAGATG TTGTTGAGTACAGACTATCAAGGTCTGAAGATGCATTCCAAGAACTGAACAGAAAGTCTGCTTCATTAAAAAGGATATTGAGCAGAATACCTGATGAAATAACTGATAGAAAAACATTCTTGGAGACAATCAA AGAAATAGCGAGTGCCATTAAAAAGTTGTTAGATGCAGTGAATGAGGTTGGAGCTTTTATTCCGGGATCAATTGGCAAACAAGCTTTAGAACAGAGGAAAAGAGAATTTGTCAAATATTCtaaaaggtttagtaataCACTGAAAGAATACTTCAAAGAAGGGCa TGCTGATTCAGTGTTCCTCAGCGCATTGTATTTGATTCACCAGACAAACATGATAATATCAACAGTCAAACATAAGTGCGAATAG